Below is a window of Brachyspira pilosicoli DNA.
TATATTAATTATGCTATATTTTAGATTCTAAATTATAAATAATTTTAGGAGTTGTAATATGATTTTAAATACAATTGAAGATTTGCAAAAATATTTTAAAGGTGTTAAAGAAAGAGCAAATCATCATGCTGGAAATGTTAATAATATAATATATCCGTTATTAAGTTTTGTTATATTATATTCTTCTTATATAAATGCCAGAGAATATAAGGGCGAACTTGCTAATATCGTAAAAGTAAATATAAAAAAGAAAGACTTATGTATTATGTATGAACATGAAACAGGAAATATAATTATAAAAGAAAAAAATCATAAAGGAACACCTTTAAAAAGTTTTAATAATAAATCAACAATTGAAGATATTAAAGATTTTTTTAACAAAATTTAAAATAATTATTATAACGTTTCCATTAATTCTAATATAATTCCGTCAGGATCTTTAAAATATAATGCCTTACTTTTTGAAAATCCGTAAGAAGTAAAATCAAACTCTTGCGGCTCTGATAAACATTCTACGTTATTATCAATTAGATGTTTATATACTTTTTCTATATTATTTACTCTGAAGCAAATTTCTGATGTTGAAATTTTATTTAATTTAGGTTTATCTTTTATAGTTTCAGGACTTACAAACTGCAATAATTCTATAGGAGGAGCTATTATATTATCACTGCCGTTGAGATAAGCAATTTTTACTTTGCAATTATTCATAGCAAAAAGAGCATCGGTTTCTTTTCCTTCCATAACAGCCTCACCTATCAATTTTAATCCTAAAATATTTTTATAAAA
It encodes the following:
- a CDS encoding VOC family protein → MLKEVMHIGITVSNIENSINFYKNILGLKLIGEAVMEGKETDALFAMNNCKVKIAYLNGSDNIIAPPIELLQFVSPETIKDKPKLNKISTSEICFRVNNIEKVYKHLIDNNVECLSEPQEFDFTSYGFSKSKALYFKDPDGIILELMETL